In the Blastocatellia bacterium genome, one interval contains:
- the aqpZ gene encoding aquaporin Z encodes MPISRRMAAEFIGTFWLVLGGCGSAVLAAAFPGVGIGLHGVSLAFGLTVLTMAYAIGHISGCHLNPAVTVGLVTAKRFPLSELPHYVIAQVAGAVAGAGVLYMIASGKAGFSLTNGFAANGYAEHSPGGYTLAAALVAEVVMTLMFLMVILGVTDKRALHGFAPMAIGLALTLIHLISIPVTNTSVNPARSTGPALFVGGWALNQLWLFWVAPLVGAVIAGLIYPMVFGEETVEEAVATKQVAA; translated from the coding sequence ATGCCTATCTCTCGACGAATGGCTGCCGAGTTTATCGGCACGTTCTGGCTGGTGCTTGGCGGTTGCGGCAGTGCCGTGCTGGCCGCGGCGTTTCCCGGCGTCGGCATCGGCCTGCACGGGGTTTCGCTAGCGTTTGGACTGACGGTGCTGACAATGGCCTACGCCATCGGCCACATTTCCGGTTGTCACTTGAACCCCGCGGTGACGGTTGGCCTGGTCACGGCGAAACGCTTTCCCCTCTCTGAGCTACCGCACTACGTCATTGCTCAGGTTGCCGGCGCAGTGGCCGGCGCGGGCGTCCTCTATATGATCGCCAGCGGCAAGGCGGGCTTTTCATTGACCAATGGGTTCGCTGCAAACGGCTACGCCGAGCATTCGCCCGGTGGCTATACGCTGGCGGCGGCGCTGGTGGCTGAAGTCGTCATGACGCTCATGTTCTTGATGGTCATTCTCGGCGTTACCGACAAGCGCGCGCTGCATGGCTTTGCTCCCATGGCTATCGGCCTGGCCCTGACGCTGATTCATCTCATTAGCATCCCTGTAACCAACACGTCGGTCAACCCTGCGCGCAGCACCGGCCCGGCCCTCTTTGTCGGCGGCTGGGCGCTCAACCAGCTCTGGCTCTTCTGGGTCGCGCCTTTGGTCGGCGCGGTAATCGCCGGTCTGATTTACCCGATGGTCTTCGGCGAAGAGACTGTGGAAGAAGCGGTTGCCACCAAGCAGGTCGCCGCCTAG
- a CDS encoding C1 family peptidase — protein sequence MMVKRLSYALAAAVIAGVLSAPSHVHSQQNPPCDNLPTAGKTNKQKKMDACNCEQASAQEKPTYRVGAAPFGGNAKPPAVRSARVGTRRDQEEEDENLYHGLEVPDLKDRRSPEVVGLLEQVGRARKAARQEVEDTLEKARKILQLNPQNWYANMVLKSPKVKKAYENFIALQNSGSWVSRPRFDWREQGIDVGPVLNQGQCQSCWAFAAMSVYQSSWDLEQHRLGVGFLEVTVPEYSTYQRIPSVQQLLNCIGKEKGNCKGGGWHGTAFAFMVSTHVPHIPDDVVWKKGERSPIEEYTGRVSRCEDTLQHRRVERGGKTFIELEGPDSHPHLPDDSERILTAYDRALAWGYVNEKTPDQLPTVAQLKKALIEHGPLAMPIRGDNCFKVYQGGVFNGHNMGFPNHVMVLIGWDDAKQAWLIKNSWGVRWGEKGFAWVAYGSNSIGLGAAWIQPTPSTKDQ from the coding sequence ATGATGGTCAAGAGATTGTCCTACGCACTCGCCGCAGCAGTGATCGCGGGCGTCTTGAGCGCGCCATCACATGTTCACTCACAGCAAAACCCGCCTTGCGACAACCTGCCGACCGCAGGCAAGACCAATAAGCAAAAGAAGATGGACGCTTGCAACTGCGAGCAAGCGTCTGCCCAGGAGAAGCCGACCTATCGCGTCGGCGCAGCGCCTTTCGGTGGCAATGCCAAACCGCCTGCGGTCCGGTCGGCGCGGGTCGGGACGCGGCGCGACCAGGAAGAGGAGGATGAGAATCTTTATCACGGGCTGGAAGTCCCCGACCTCAAGGACAGGCGATCACCGGAAGTCGTCGGCTTGCTCGAACAAGTGGGGCGCGCCAGAAAAGCCGCGCGGCAGGAGGTGGAGGACACCCTTGAGAAGGCCCGCAAAATCCTGCAACTGAATCCCCAAAATTGGTACGCCAATATGGTACTGAAATCCCCCAAAGTGAAGAAAGCCTATGAAAACTTTATCGCTTTGCAAAACAGCGGCTCGTGGGTGAGCCGGCCCCGTTTTGATTGGCGCGAGCAAGGTATCGATGTCGGCCCGGTGCTGAATCAGGGCCAATGTCAGAGTTGCTGGGCGTTCGCGGCGATGTCGGTCTATCAAAGCAGTTGGGACCTGGAGCAGCACCGGCTCGGCGTCGGGTTTTTGGAGGTGACGGTGCCGGAGTATTCCACTTACCAGCGCATCCCCTCTGTCCAGCAGTTGCTCAACTGCATTGGCAAAGAGAAAGGCAACTGTAAGGGCGGCGGCTGGCACGGGACGGCCTTCGCTTTTATGGTCAGCACCCATGTCCCGCACATCCCCGACGATGTCGTCTGGAAGAAAGGCGAGCGCTCGCCAATCGAAGAATACACGGGCCGGGTGTCACGTTGCGAAGACACGCTACAGCATCGCAGAGTAGAACGCGGCGGCAAAACCTTTATAGAGCTCGAAGGGCCTGATTCTCATCCCCACTTGCCCGACGACAGCGAGCGCATACTGACGGCCTATGACCGCGCCCTCGCGTGGGGCTACGTCAACGAAAAAACACCCGATCAATTGCCCACGGTGGCCCAACTCAAGAAAGCCCTGATTGAGCATGGGCCGCTGGCCATGCCCATCCGCGGCGACAATTGTTTCAAAGTCTATCAGGGCGGCGTCTTCAACGGCCATAACATGGGCTTTCCCAATCACGTCATGGTCTTGATCGGCTGGGATGACGCGAAACAGGCGTGGCTGATCAAGAATTCGTGGGGCGTAAGGTGGGGCGAGAAGGGATTCGCCTGGGTCGCCTACGGCAGCAACAGCATTGGACTGGGCGCGGCCTGGATTCAGCCGACGCCTTCGACAAAGGACCAATAA
- a CDS encoding Gfo/Idh/MocA family oxidoreductase, which produces MIRAGVIGVGSFGREHARVYAQAADAQLVSVCDINETSGQRVAAAFGSAFCADYRELIGKVDAVSLAVPTVAHAEIACALLDAGIHVLVEKPVARTLDEADAMIRAARRGGAVLQVGHLERFNPAVIAARQIVTTPRFFEAHRLSLFTPRSLDVDVVMDLMIHDIDVVLSLVGSPVREARAAGIPILTPRIDIANARVEFENGCVANLTASRVSLEKVRKVRFFQPHEYVSIDYAAQEATTVSVKPDAQGRMQFDARLLAVERGEPLRLEIDAFLAAVRGGELRVSGDEGRRALALALEIVARIREHAERAGVPFAG; this is translated from the coding sequence ATGATTCGAGCCGGAGTCATCGGCGTCGGCAGTTTCGGGCGTGAGCATGCGCGCGTCTACGCGCAGGCCGCCGACGCTCAACTCGTCAGCGTTTGCGACATCAACGAGACCAGCGGCCAGCGGGTCGCCGCAGCATTCGGCTCGGCATTCTGCGCCGATTACCGTGAGTTGATCGGCAAAGTGGACGCGGTAAGTCTCGCCGTGCCGACCGTCGCTCATGCCGAGATTGCCTGTGCGCTGCTCGACGCCGGCATTCACGTCCTCGTCGAAAAACCGGTCGCGCGCACGCTCGACGAAGCCGACGCAATGATCCGCGCGGCACGGCGCGGCGGCGCGGTGTTGCAGGTCGGCCACCTCGAACGCTTCAACCCGGCAGTCATCGCCGCCCGACAGATTGTTACCACGCCGCGCTTTTTCGAGGCGCACCGCCTGAGCCTGTTTACGCCGCGCAGTCTCGACGTGGACGTGGTGATGGACTTGATGATTCACGATATTGACGTGGTGCTTTCGCTCGTCGGCAGCCCTGTGCGCGAGGCGCGCGCCGCCGGCATCCCAATCCTGACGCCGCGCATTGACATTGCCAACGCCCGCGTCGAATTCGAGAACGGGTGTGTAGCCAATCTTACAGCGAGCCGCGTGTCGCTGGAGAAGGTCCGCAAAGTGCGCTTCTTTCAACCGCATGAATATGTTTCGATTGATTACGCGGCGCAGGAAGCCACCACGGTGTCGGTCAAGCCTGACGCCCAAGGCAGGATGCAGTTCGATGCGCGCTTGCTGGCAGTCGAGCGCGGTGAGCCATTGCGACTGGAGATTGACGCCTTCCTGGCGGCCGTTCGCGGCGGCGAGCTTCGCGTCAGCGGCGATGAAGGCCGCCGCGCCCTGGCGCTGGCCTTAGAGATTGTCGCCAGAATTCGCGAGCACGCCGAGCGCGCCGGCGTGCCATTTGCCGGTTGA
- a CDS encoding alpha/beta fold hydrolase, translating to MLISKKHRVLFKRIFWVFVPAVLVLVVGVGALGFYMIHRLSHPARTALYGSPRDFQLILQKPMWYEEKWKNSDGTQAVGWLLLRERPAPVIILSHGYGSNRSDLLTMSFELWKSGYHVLLSDLRGHGESPVKWCGLGTYERDDLLSAIKFLKERKNERGELVLDGRVGLYGIDLGGYASLAASAEDPIIKAVAVDSVFPDVNHFVNAQLKSGVGTNEMGNKLVDSQWTKRLAQLSMQMYLLRREDGEPALEAVSTATGRSLLFITASDTGVYDLMTRELYNAARGQKELVEVPHSHMSRLYEKEAAAYDARITAFFQQAMPVATDKKK from the coding sequence ATGCTCATCTCGAAAAAGCACCGTGTGCTGTTCAAGCGCATCTTCTGGGTCTTCGTGCCCGCAGTCCTCGTGCTGGTGGTCGGCGTCGGCGCGCTCGGATTCTACATGATCCATCGCCTCAGCCACCCGGCGCGCACGGCACTATATGGCTCGCCGCGCGACTTCCAGCTCATCCTGCAAAAGCCGATGTGGTACGAGGAGAAATGGAAGAATTCCGACGGCACACAGGCAGTCGGCTGGCTCTTGCTGCGCGAGCGGCCCGCGCCCGTCATCATCCTCAGTCACGGATACGGCTCGAACCGCTCGGACCTGTTGACCATGAGCTTCGAGCTATGGAAGTCGGGCTATCACGTCCTGCTCTCCGACCTGCGCGGGCATGGCGAAAGCCCTGTGAAGTGGTGTGGGCTCGGCACCTATGAGCGCGATGATCTGCTGTCGGCGATCAAGTTCCTGAAAGAGCGCAAGAATGAGAGGGGCGAGCTGGTGCTGGATGGGCGCGTCGGCCTGTATGGCATTGACCTCGGCGGCTATGCTTCGCTGGCGGCGTCGGCTGAAGACCCCATCATCAAGGCGGTCGCCGTTGATTCGGTCTTCCCCGACGTCAATCATTTCGTCAACGCCCAGCTCAAGAGCGGCGTCGGAACCAATGAGATGGGCAACAAGCTGGTAGATTCGCAATGGACAAAGCGACTGGCGCAACTGTCCATGCAGATGTACCTGCTGCGCCGTGAAGACGGCGAGCCGGCGCTCGAAGCCGTGTCGACTGCCACGGGCCGCAGTCTGCTCTTTATCACCGCCAGCGACACAGGCGTTTACGACCTCATGACCCGCGAGCTTTATAATGCCGCGCGCGGCCAGAAAGAACTGGTCGAAGTCCCGCATTCACATATGAGCCGGCTCTACGAGAAAGAGGCCGCCGCTTACGATGCGCGCATCACCGCCTTCTTCCAGCAAGCAATGCCGGTCGCAACGGATAAGAAGAAGTGA
- a CDS encoding glycosyltransferase family 39 protein produces the protein MNPSENSSARPAADEAISLDEPLPTAKQSLLAPLALIAVALVTFFFGLGRMALLGPDEPRYAEIAREMFMSGDWISPRLCGCLWFEKPALVYWLAGLGYRLFGVSELAARLPIATAATLTLLLVYFVTRRLVSPRAAFIMALVLATCGMFIGYGRVTSPDMPLTAAMTAALLAGFMATQAGGRKRLLLWLASFAAMALAVLAKGLPGVALVVLIFLLYFTWMGRRDLIGWREVLMGSAVFLLIAATWYAPVMLRHGRGFIYEFFVRHHFQRFTSNEFGHPQPFYFFLPVALAGLAPWPAFLLPAIARLKSLRPRREPRHALLAFAWVWAAVVIFFFSFSGSKLPGYILPAFPALAIIVGFEIEAFIADARPSRDVAQAVNLRDISRKLTACATWITALLIASIAGGFAYYLRREGISIDGLSAMAYGIPVALALAAIAALLASKRGLFITAATGVILSVIASAAIALVPQLNEEQTRKQLSLEAAAALRPGERIAFFILLKEYGPVFYSEGRVACGIGENDVFMAMSEDQLAEALRAEPSFVVITLEKWRGGLERDGRFTTEVLARQRDTLAMRVSLK, from the coding sequence ATGAACCCTTCCGAGAATTCATCGGCGCGGCCCGCCGCGGACGAAGCCATTAGTTTAGATGAACCCTTGCCGACTGCCAAGCAATCACTCCTTGCGCCGCTCGCCTTGATCGCGGTTGCGCTGGTCACTTTCTTTTTCGGACTTGGTCGAATGGCGCTCTTGGGGCCGGACGAGCCGCGCTATGCCGAGATCGCCCGCGAAATGTTTATGAGCGGCGACTGGATTTCGCCGCGCCTTTGCGGCTGCCTGTGGTTTGAAAAACCGGCGCTCGTCTACTGGCTGGCGGGGCTCGGCTACCGCCTGTTTGGGGTCAGCGAGCTGGCGGCGCGTTTGCCTATCGCTACCGCCGCAACCTTGACCCTCTTGCTGGTTTACTTCGTCACTCGACGCCTGGTCTCGCCGCGAGCGGCATTCATTATGGCGCTGGTGTTGGCGACCTGCGGGATGTTCATTGGCTACGGGCGGGTGACTTCACCTGACATGCCGCTGACGGCGGCGATGACTGCGGCCCTGCTCGCAGGCTTTATGGCGACGCAGGCCGGCGGACGCAAGCGCCTGCTGCTGTGGCTCGCGTCGTTTGCGGCAATGGCCCTGGCCGTGCTGGCCAAAGGCTTGCCGGGGGTGGCGCTCGTCGTTCTGATTTTTCTGCTCTACTTCACCTGGATGGGGCGGCGCGATTTAATCGGCTGGCGCGAAGTGTTGATGGGCTCGGCGGTCTTCTTGCTGATCGCCGCAACCTGGTATGCGCCGGTGATGCTGCGCCATGGCAGGGGGTTCATTTACGAGTTCTTTGTCCGTCACCACTTTCAGCGCTTCACGTCGAACGAGTTCGGACATCCGCAGCCCTTCTACTTTTTCTTGCCGGTTGCCCTTGCGGGGTTAGCGCCGTGGCCGGCGTTTCTGCTGCCGGCCATCGCTCGGCTCAAAAGCTTGCGCCCGCGCCGCGAGCCGCGCCATGCGCTTTTGGCCTTTGCCTGGGTGTGGGCGGCGGTCGTGATTTTTTTCTTTTCGTTCTCCGGCTCAAAACTGCCGGGCTATATCCTGCCGGCGTTCCCGGCGTTGGCCATCATCGTCGGATTTGAAATCGAAGCCTTCATCGCCGACGCTCGCCCAAGTCGAGATGTCGCGCAAGCGGTTAACTTGCGCGACATCTCGCGCAAGTTAACCGCTTGCGCGACATGGATCACGGCCCTGCTCATCGCTTCAATCGCCGGCGGCTTTGCCTACTATCTGCGCCGCGAAGGCATCAGCATAGACGGCTTATCCGCGATGGCTTACGGAATACCTGTGGCCCTTGCGCTGGCGGCGATTGCGGCACTCCTGGCCAGCAAGCGCGGCCTGTTCATCACGGCTGCGACTGGCGTGATACTGAGCGTCATTGCTTCCGCGGCGATTGCGCTGGTGCCGCAGTTGAACGAGGAACAGACGCGGAAACAATTATCACTCGAAGCCGCGGCGGCGCTCAGGCCGGGCGAGCGCATCGCCTTTTTCATCCTGCTTAAAGAGTACGGGCCGGTCTTTTACTCAGAGGGCCGCGTCGCCTGCGGCATCGGGGAAAACGATGTGTTCATGGCGATGTCGGAGGACCAGCTCGCCGAGGCGTTGCGAGCAGAGCCGAGCTTTGTCGTTATTACCCTGGAGAAGTGGCGCGGTGGGTTGGAGCGCGACGGCCGCTTTACAACCGAGGTGCTGGCGCGGCAACGCGACACCCTGGCCATGCGAGTCAGTCTGAAGTGA
- a CDS encoding Rne/Rng family ribonuclease, whose product MAKELIISANVHEKKVAILEDGVVTEFYVERRDENQGVVGNLYKGRVMKVLPGMQSAFVDIGLERDAFLYVSDFTEFMEEEDEIDFRETGDEKLARPDEKLARADEKPVRADDRTRRQEPRRPVSTGRSAPAAAREEEPAESDVRYDDIVEQLAEIADESLIPPPPTEDEIAAQTEEPMVQAADAQVEEFYIERITDEPVEAAPAAPAEPGAKAVSEAAAAPVEAAAEPVAAEAEEGKSRRRSRKKPTEKPEPKTRRKSAKAETGKVEASKAEAPPEAAPAKASARKSSSKTTAKKSRRSASADAATDAPPAIEENFERITDEDMSSDAGDLLKDAMVQEKIIERVHQAEYATPSVVREPEPEWRVGSFRAIDEDEGFQRVVDESAPTAGSRDEAIQSSTGEPSDVQESEDASGTPFRHIGEVLPGWLRERLDAVGLNETSQGAGAEGEATANDGEADEDREAGVRDRGPRGEFSQRRGGRGRRRRHQGPPPNAAGGTGDEATDGDADAEGPEPQKEETVRASAPPKDEVPRSSEATRSSEVPRSSEVPRSSGALRSNAPRAEAGRQRFDRRGDQRRPDSRPDHRSDQRSDQRSDQRSDQRTDQRQEQRPPSRRPERSGPPTISELLHEGQEILVQIAKEPIAKKGARITSHIALPGRYLVYMPTVNHVGVSRKIPSDQERIRLKRIVSSLREREGGTGGFIARTACAGHTEQELHDDMRYLLRTWTDVRKKTDRAKAPSMVHQDLDLVQRILRDQISEEFSVIRIDNEVEYARIVEFVHRVQPRLVNRVKLYTGNQPIFEKYTVQPEIDKAVRPRVWLKSGGYIVINQTEALVAIDVNTGKFVGKSDKLEDTITRTNLEAVKEIVRQIRLRDLGGIIVLDLIDMEERKNRQRVMTALQQELAHDRAPSKILSINDFGLVAITRKRVKQSLERTLCSPCPYCTGAGMVKSAQTMCFEILEQAKAISKQVSGNNEVMLRVSPQVAEALRASERAVFEEIEAYFNSPITLEPDPNLHQEQYDFAVM is encoded by the coding sequence ATGGCAAAAGAATTGATCATTAGTGCGAACGTGCATGAAAAGAAAGTCGCCATCCTCGAAGATGGCGTAGTGACGGAGTTTTATGTCGAGCGCCGCGACGAGAACCAGGGCGTCGTCGGCAACCTCTACAAAGGCCGCGTGATGAAAGTGCTGCCCGGCATGCAGTCGGCCTTCGTTGACATTGGCCTTGAGCGCGATGCCTTTCTCTACGTCTCGGACTTCACCGAGTTCATGGAAGAAGAGGACGAAATCGATTTCCGCGAGACCGGCGACGAGAAGCTGGCCCGCCCCGACGAGAAGCTGGCGCGCGCCGACGAGAAGCCGGTACGCGCCGATGACCGCACTCGCCGTCAGGAGCCGCGGCGGCCTGTCTCGACTGGGAGATCAGCCCCGGCAGCCGCTCGCGAGGAAGAGCCTGCCGAATCCGATGTGCGCTATGACGACATCGTCGAGCAGTTGGCCGAGATCGCCGACGAGAGTCTCATCCCGCCGCCGCCGACCGAAGACGAGATCGCGGCGCAGACTGAAGAGCCGATGGTCCAGGCGGCAGACGCTCAGGTTGAAGAATTCTACATCGAGCGAATCACCGACGAGCCTGTTGAGGCAGCCCCTGCCGCGCCCGCCGAGCCGGGAGCCAAAGCGGTAAGCGAAGCCGCCGCCGCGCCGGTCGAAGCAGCCGCCGAGCCAGTTGCCGCCGAAGCCGAGGAAGGAAAGTCTCGCCGCCGTTCGCGCAAGAAGCCTACCGAAAAGCCTGAGCCGAAAACTCGCCGCAAGAGCGCCAAGGCCGAGACGGGCAAAGTCGAGGCGAGCAAAGCCGAGGCACCGCCGGAAGCCGCGCCCGCAAAAGCCAGCGCCCGCAAGTCGAGCAGTAAGACGACGGCTAAGAAATCACGGCGCAGCGCTTCAGCCGACGCCGCTACGGATGCCCCGCCCGCCATCGAAGAGAACTTCGAGCGGATCACCGATGAAGACATGAGCAGTGATGCCGGCGACCTGTTGAAAGACGCGATGGTGCAGGAGAAGATCATCGAGCGGGTTCACCAGGCCGAGTACGCGACGCCGTCAGTCGTGCGCGAGCCGGAGCCTGAATGGCGCGTCGGCAGCTTTCGCGCGATTGACGAAGACGAAGGCTTTCAACGCGTCGTTGACGAGTCTGCACCGACGGCGGGAAGCCGCGATGAGGCCATTCAAAGCTCTACCGGCGAGCCGTCAGATGTTCAGGAGTCAGAAGACGCGAGCGGCACGCCTTTCCGCCACATCGGCGAAGTGCTGCCCGGCTGGCTGCGCGAGCGCCTGGATGCCGTCGGCCTGAACGAAACTTCTCAGGGTGCCGGGGCCGAGGGTGAGGCGACCGCTAACGACGGCGAGGCTGACGAAGACCGCGAAGCCGGGGTGCGTGATCGCGGCCCGCGCGGTGAATTCTCGCAGCGTCGCGGTGGGCGCGGGCGTCGCCGCCGCCATCAAGGGCCGCCGCCAAACGCCGCAGGCGGCACGGGCGACGAAGCGACGGATGGCGACGCTGACGCAGAAGGCCCGGAGCCACAGAAAGAAGAAACTGTGCGCGCAAGCGCGCCTCCAAAAGATGAGGTGCCGCGCTCCAGCGAAGCCACGCGCTCCAGTGAAGTGCCGCGCTCCAGTGAAGTGCCGCGCTCAAGCGGCGCACTGCGCTCCAACGCGCCGCGCGCAGAGGCTGGACGCCAGCGCTTTGACCGTCGCGGCGATCAACGTCGTCCCGATTCGCGCCCGGACCACCGTAGCGATCAGCGTAGCGATCAACGCAGCGATCAGCGTAGCGATCAACGCACAGATCAGCGCCAGGAGCAGCGCCCGCCTTCACGTCGCCCGGAGCGCAGCGGCCCGCCCACCATCAGCGAGCTTCTGCACGAAGGCCAGGAGATTCTCGTGCAGATCGCCAAAGAGCCGATTGCCAAGAAAGGCGCGCGCATCACCTCGCACATCGCCCTGCCGGGCCGCTACCTGGTTTACATGCCGACAGTCAATCACGTCGGCGTGTCACGCAAGATTCCCAGCGATCAGGAGCGCATTCGCCTGAAGCGCATCGTCAGCAGTTTGCGCGAGCGTGAGGGTGGCACGGGCGGCTTCATCGCGCGCACCGCCTGCGCCGGCCACACCGAGCAGGAGTTGCACGACGATATGCGTTACTTGCTGCGAACCTGGACCGATGTTCGCAAGAAGACCGACCGCGCGAAGGCGCCTTCGATGGTGCATCAGGACCTCGACCTGGTGCAGCGCATCCTGCGCGACCAGATTTCCGAAGAGTTCTCGGTGATTCGCATCGATAACGAAGTCGAATACGCGCGCATCGTCGAGTTCGTGCATCGCGTACAGCCGCGGCTCGTCAACCGCGTCAAGCTCTACACCGGTAACCAGCCGATCTTCGAGAAGTACACCGTGCAGCCGGAGATTGACAAAGCGGTGCGCCCGCGCGTCTGGCTGAAGTCGGGCGGCTATATCGTCATCAACCAGACGGAAGCACTGGTGGCCATAGACGTCAACACCGGCAAGTTCGTCGGCAAATCCGACAAGCTCGAAGACACGATTACGCGCACGAACCTCGAAGCCGTCAAAGAGATCGTCCGGCAGATACGCTTGCGCGACCTCGGCGGCATCATCGTTCTCGACTTGATTGACATGGAGGAGCGCAAGAACCGCCAGCGCGTAATGACTGCCTTGCAGCAAGAGCTGGCGCACGACCGCGCGCCGTCGAAGATTCTATCGATCAACGATTTCGGATTAGTGGCGATCACTCGCAAGCGCGTCAAGCAATCGCTTGAGCGAACGCTCTGCTCGCCATGCCCTTATTGCACCGGAGCGGGCATGGTCAAATCGGCGCAGACCATGTGCTTCGAGATACTGGAGCAAGCCAAGGCCATCTCCAAACAGGTCAGCGGCAACAACGAAGTCATGCTGCGGGTGTCGCCGCAGGTGGCCGAGGCGCTGCGCGCAAGCGAGCGCGCCGTGTTTGAAGAGATTGAAGCTTACTTCAACTCGCCGATCACTTTGGAGCCCGATCCGAACCTGCACCAGGAGCAATACGATTTCGCGGTGATGTAG
- a CDS encoding PDZ domain-containing protein: protein MRERKTFRRLITVLLFILTAIVPAARAQDKAFRIDYTVAIANQEQHLFHVTADVQNIHEDQLSLQLPTWAPGWYTVENYAKNILRFAVTDAKGARLQPVMTRKQTWRVDTKGMDRIKAEFDYRADILALNQAKIANDYAFFTGIELFLMAEGHRDRPSTVRFQVPGGWKIVSALKETAEPNTFTAADYDTLVDAPTEMGRFDLLPFDVAGHPHYLVMTPAGAFAKDKAERFSDMIRKVAIAEAAIFGEIPYEKYVHFYFFSRPESNAGGALEHLNSFVAFAYSNEPDYLIGTAAHEFFHLWNVKRLRPAEMWPYDYSRENETPLLWVSEGFTNYYSNVAQLRTGLRNREQFLQAAAQAISGVESNEARHYVSPANSSASTWLGYDTPVAFGISYYTQGQNLGALLDLSIIHDTAGAVGLDEVMRALYNEHYKRGKGFTTEDMISTINRLTKRDYHDFYKRYVWGVEVPPYDEIFGYAGYQAGRSSQQTPRLDFEATATPEGDIQLTRVRPGTTAAAAGLQAGDVLVSFDGVEARRGFTAAYQLLSQRVGKPVKVTIRRGGESKTVEMMVAADEQAAYRLAEVSNPTPQQLKVRDRWLTAGK, encoded by the coding sequence ATGAGAGAGAGAAAGACTTTCCGTCGCCTCATCACCGTTTTGCTCTTCATCCTGACCGCCATTGTGCCCGCTGCGCGCGCGCAAGACAAAGCGTTCCGCATTGACTATACGGTCGCCATTGCCAATCAGGAACAGCATCTCTTTCACGTCACTGCTGACGTGCAGAACATCCATGAAGATCAGTTGAGCCTGCAACTGCCGACCTGGGCGCCCGGCTGGTACACGGTCGAAAATTACGCCAAGAACATTCTGCGGTTCGCGGTCACAGACGCAAAGGGGGCGCGGCTGCAACCCGTGATGACTCGCAAGCAGACCTGGCGCGTTGACACAAAAGGCATGGACCGGATCAAGGCCGAGTTCGATTATCGCGCTGACATTCTGGCGCTCAATCAGGCGAAGATCGCTAACGATTATGCCTTCTTCACCGGCATTGAGCTGTTCTTGATGGCCGAAGGCCACCGCGACCGCCCAAGCACGGTGCGCTTCCAGGTGCCGGGCGGCTGGAAGATCGTTTCCGCGTTGAAAGAGACCGCCGAGCCGAATACGTTCACGGCGGCGGACTATGACACGCTGGTTGACGCGCCGACCGAGATGGGCCGTTTCGACCTGTTGCCGTTCGATGTCGCGGGCCACCCGCATTACCTGGTGATGACGCCCGCGGGCGCTTTCGCCAAAGATAAGGCCGAGCGATTCAGCGACATGATACGCAAGGTAGCGATTGCCGAAGCGGCGATCTTTGGCGAGATTCCTTACGAAAAGTACGTCCACTTCTATTTCTTCTCGCGGCCTGAATCGAACGCCGGCGGCGCGCTCGAACACCTGAACTCGTTCGTCGCTTTCGCTTATTCGAATGAGCCCGATTACTTGATCGGCACCGCGGCGCATGAGTTCTTCCATCTCTGGAACGTCAAGCGCCTGCGCCCCGCAGAGATGTGGCCTTACGATTATTCGCGCGAAAACGAGACGCCGCTATTGTGGGTTTCGGAAGGCTTCACGAACTATTACAGCAACGTCGCGCAACTGCGCACAGGCTTGCGTAACCGCGAGCAGTTCTTGCAAGCCGCCGCGCAAGCGATTAGCGGCGTTGAAAGCAACGAGGCGCGGCATTATGTCTCGCCGGCCAATTCTTCGGCCTCGACGTGGCTTGGCTACGACACGCCTGTGGCATTCGGCATCTCGTACTACACGCAGGGGCAGAACCTCGGCGCGCTGCTCGACCTGTCAATCATCCATGACACGGCGGGCGCTGTGGGCCTCGACGAAGTCATGCGGGCGCTTTATAACGAGCACTACAAACGCGGCAAAGGCTTTACGACCGAAGACATGATCTCGACCATCAACCGCCTGACGAAGCGCGACTACCATGATTTTTATAAGCGATATGTCTGGGGCGTCGAAGTACCGCCTTATGACGAGATTTTCGGCTACGCCGGCTATCAGGCGGGAAGAAGCTCGCAGCAAACGCCGCGCCTCGATTTTGAAGCCACGGCGACCCCCGAAGGCGACATACAACTGACGCGGGTGCGGCCCGGCACGACGGCGGCGGCGGCAGGCTTGCAGGCGGGCGACGTGCTGGTCTCCTTTGATGGCGTCGAAGCGCGGCGCGGTTTTACCGCTGCCTACCAACTGCTGTCGCAGCGGGTCGGCAAGCCCGTCAAGGTCACTATCCGTCGCGGCGGCGAAAGCAAGACCGTCGAGATGATGGTGGCTGCGGACGAGCAGGCCGCTTATCGTCTGGCCGAAGTGTCCAACCCGACGCCGCAACAGTTGAAAGTCCGCGACCGCTGGCTGACGGCCGGCAAGTGA